Proteins encoded together in one Camelina sativa cultivar DH55 chromosome 9, Cs, whole genome shotgun sequence window:
- the LOC104710547 gene encoding transcription factor GTE8, producing the protein MVESAAFPGGYYRNTFEAPNESEGSGSSAQIDTEVTASENSTTPARKCIMLNPNDEDPYGVQRQVISLYNMTQSERRDLIYRLKMELEQTKIVLRNAELQRMNPVAMSSTSDRVGFSSAHKLSSRASNTKKPSDFAMGSGKKVRHQTGTSRGWNRGTSGKFESSKEPMTSTPNITLMKQCDTLLKKLWSHPHSWVFQAPVDVVKLNIPDYLTIIEHPMDLGTVKKNLASGLYSSPHEFAADVRLTFTNAMTYNPPGHDVHIMGDILSKLFEARWKTIEKKLPACSMQTLPAISLELNDEGKAAISVPPTKKRKMASPIRECVPEPVKPLMSAEERHKLGRQLESLLDELPAHIIDFLKKHSSNGGEIAEDEIEIDIDVLSDEVLVTLQNLLDEYIQNKEAKQANVEPCEIELINGSGPSTSSVQRGNELADEYVGGNEPPISRSSSDSESGSSEDLSDDAKPMVQDDSAKMPETANSEAQRDENTRIEFEGSQSTGALEQMDICSQQKPGTDESDGQHEGNMLETPASSEKRYRAALLKNRFADIILKAREKPLPQNGIKGDPERLRKEREELELQKKKEKARLQAEAKAAEDARRQAEAEAAAEAAAEAKRKREVEREAARQALLKMEKTVEINENSRFLEDLEMLSSSAPEQLPSSADETSPERPLDALGSFNLRGSNPLEQLGLYMKQDDDEEEPEARATVPKPDETSPERPLDALGSFNLGGSNPLEQLGLYMKQDDDEEEPEAPAVPKPDETSPERPLDALGSFNLKESNPLEKLGLYMKQDDDDDVEEPEAQAPAVPKLGNDVEEGEID; encoded by the exons ATGGTTGAAAGTGCTGCGTTCCCGGGAGGGTATTATCGGAATACTTTTGAAGCGCCTAATGAATCAGAGGGCTCTGGGAGTTCTGCACAGATTGATACTGAGGTCACTGCATCTGAGAATTCTACTACTCCTGCACGGAAGTGTATTATGTTGAATCCTAATGATGAAGATCCTTATGGTGTCCAGAGACAAGTCATTTCTCTGTATAATATGACACAGTCTGAGAGGAGGGATTTGATATATCGGCTCAAAATGGAGCTGGAGCAGACAAAAATAGTTCTTAGAAATGCTGAGTTGCAGAGAATGAACCCAGTTGCTATGTCGTCTACTAGTGATAGGGTTGGTTTTAGCTCTGCTCATAAGCTATCATCTCGAGCCAGCAATACGAAGAAGCCTTCTGATTTTGCGATGGGATCGGGAAAGAAAGTTCGGCATCAGACTGGGACTTCTCGTGGATGGAATCGTGGTACCTCTGGGAAGTTTGAGTCTTCGAAAGAGCCTATGACTAGCACTCCTAACATTACACTGATGAAGCAATGTGACACGCTGCTGAAAAAGCTGTGGTCCCATCCGCATTCTTGGGTTTTTCAGGCGCCAGTTGATGTAGTGAAACTGAACATACCTGACTATCTCACCATCATCGAACACCCCATGGACTTAGGGAcagtgaagaagaacttagCCTCTGGTTTATATTCAAGCCCACATGAGTTTGCTGCTGACGTGAGGCTTACATTTACCAATGCAATGACATATAACCCTCCAGGACATGATGTTCACATTATGGGGGATATCCTTAGTAAATTATTTGAAGCGCGGTGGAAAACTATCGAAAAAAAATTACCAGCGTGTAGCATGCAAACGCTGCCTGCAATATCACTGGAGCTCAATGACGAAGGGAAAGCTGCTATATCTGTCCCACcaacgaagaagagaaagatggcTTCACCTATTAGAGAGTGTGTTCCAGAACCCGTGAAGCCACTTATGTCAGCAGAGGAGAGACATAAATTGGGCAGACAACTCGAGTCACTACTCGACGAACTTCCTGCACATATAATTGACTTTTTGAAGAAGCACAGTTCGAATGGAGGAGAAATTGCAGAAGATGAAATTGAGATAGACATTGATGTCCTCAGTGATGAAGTACTGGTCACTCTTCAAAACCTTCTAGatgaatatatacaaaataaagaagcaaaacagGCGAATGTTGAACCATGTGAAATAGAG CTTATTAATGGATCAGGACCGAGCACTTCATCTGTGCAACGAG GAAATGAATTGGCTGATGAATATGTCGGTGGAAATGAACCTCCTATCTCAAGGAGCTCCAGTG ATTCGGAGTCTGGTAGCTCGGAAGATCTATCTGATGATGCTAAACCCATGGTTCAGGATGATTCTGCCAAG ATGCCTGAAACTGCAAATTCTGAGGCGCAAAGAGATGAAAATACAAGAATTGAGTTTGAAGGAAGTC AATCTACTGGTGCGCTGGAGCAGATGGATATTTGTTCTCAGCAGAAGCCTGGTACTGATGAATCAGATGGCCAACATGAGG GAAATATGTTAGAGACTCCAGCTTCATCTGAGAAGCGCTATAGAGCTGCGCTGTTGAAGAACCGGTTTGCAGATATCATTCTAAAAGCACGCGAGAAACCACTTCCACAG AATGGTATTAAGGGTGATCCAGAAAGGCTGcgcaaagaaagagaagaactcgaactgcaaaagaagaaag AGAAAGCACGGCTACAAGCTGAAGCAAAGGCTGCTGAAGATGCTCGTCGCCAAGCTGAAGCAGAGGCCGCTGCAGAAGCTGCTGCTGAGGCTAAGCGGAAGAGAGAAGTCGAAAGAGAAGCAGCTCGCCAAGCTTTATTGAAG ATGGAGAAAACTGTAGAGATCAATGAGAACTCGCGGTTTCTCGAGGACCTAGAGATGCTGAGTTCGAGTGCACCTGAGCAATTACCAAGCTCAGCTGATGAAACCAGCCCAGAGAGACCTTTAGATGCACTTGGAAGTTTCAACCTCAGGGGAAGTAACCCACTTGAGCAACTCGGACTGTACATGaaacaagatgatgatgaagaagaacctgaGGCTCGCGCGACGGTACCAAAACCAGATGAAACCAGCCCGGAGAGACCTTTAGACGCACTTGGAAGTTTCAACCTCGGAGGAAGTAATCCTCTTGAGCAACTCGGACTGTACATGAAAcaagacgatgatgaagaagaacccGAGGCTCCTGCGGTTCCAAAACCAGATGAAACCAGTCCAGAGAGACCTTTAGACGCACTTGGAAGTTTCAACCTGAAAGAAAGTAACCCCCTTGAGAAACTTGGATTGTACATGAAacaagacgatgatgatgatgtagaaGAACCCGAGGCTCAGGCTCCCGCTGTTCCAAAACTAGGCAACGACGTGGAAGAAGGTGAAATCGATTAA
- the LOC104710548 gene encoding TLC domain-containing protein At5g14285-like — protein sequence MEPITFTRDLPLFFSIFIFVYLLGYLFIFKNWTPESRPLASSCLISLLHGVSAVFLASNALFSDPNRGFSSANTEAQNSVLDFSSAYFFADLLHLAVFPSPAGGDSLFAAHHAAVLFVFLTCRYLVAHGACALLALLVVAEATSACQNTWTLADARGPDAPLAVRLRRFVTLPFYASYSVCRCVLAPLLIVKMTWFYVSGGADDVIPRWVWVSWTVVIVVAATVSVLWIWNLWVLFFQERYSKFTKKVI from the coding sequence ATGGAACCAATCACGTTCACCAGAGATCTTCCATTGTTCTTCTCAATCTTCATCTTCGTTTATCTTCTCGGTTACttattcattttcaaaaacTGGACTCCAGAGTCTCGTCCTCTCGCTTCCAGCTGTTTAATCTCCCTCCTCCACGGCGTCTCCGCCGTCTTCCTCGCCTCTAACGCCTTGTTCTCCGACCCTAACCGCGGTTTCTCCTCCGCCAACACCGAGGCTCAAAACTCCGTTCTCGATTTCAGCTCCGCTTATTTCTTCGCCGATCTCCTCCACCTCGCCGTGTTCCCGTCCCCAGCCGGCGGAGACTCGCTCTTCGCCGCTCACCACGCCGCCGTGCTCTTCGTTTTCCTCACCTGCCGTTATTTGGTCGCCCACGGCGCGTGCGCTCTCCTTGCGCTACTCGTCGTCGCCGAGGCCACGAGTGCGTGCCAGAACACGTGGACGCTCGCGGATGCGCGTGGTCCAGACGCGCCACTCGCGGTGCGTTTGCGCCGTTTCGTGACGCTGCCGTTTTACGCGTCGTACAGCGTCTGCAGGTGCGTTCTGGCGCCGCTGCTTATCGTCAAGATGACGTGGTTTTACGTCAGCGGAGGTGCTGATGACGTCATACCAAGATGGGTCTGGGTCTCGTGGACCGTCGTTATTGTCGTTGCCGCTACCGTTAGTGTCCTTTGGATTTGGAATTTATGGGTACTCTTTTTTCAGGAAAGATATtccaaatttaccaaaaaagttatataa
- the LOC104715033 gene encoding glutathione S-transferase T3-like codes for MASNNTPNSQSQSYFSLLNFPYDSFAPNVNTSSSQIPAFSSQPSSVPTQPPSQSEETAEQCRERWLWSSQDDLVLISAWLNTSKDAVVGNGQKAGSFWNRIGDFYGTSSHVRGGAEPRLPEHCRQRWQKISKEVSQFCGAFAEAEGEKAIGMNDVDVLQNAHQIYTKLYKKKFAMEYAWTVLRFEQKWGNLETMNPTPKTTSSNKRKADDTAGSTGSVVGEHESRPPGIKATKKLRNKGKAKATPSAEFSQMFELKQKDLEGMKQLQKMSILDTLIAKNETLDEDEKALKKKLMAELF; via the coding sequence ATGGCATCAAACAATACTCCTAACAGCCAGTCTCAATCCTATTTTAGCCTACTAAACTTCCCCTATGACAGCTTTGCTCCCAATGTAAACACTAGTTCGTCTCAAATCCCTGCTTTTAGTTCGCAACCTAGTTCAGTGCCAACTCAACCTCCTAGTCAATCAGAAGAGACAGCAGAACAGTGTAGGGAGAGATGGTTATGGTCTTCACAAGATGACCTAGTCCTGATAAGCGCCTGGTTAAACACATCGAAGGATGCAGTAGTTGGGAATGGCCAAAAGGCAGGGTCCTTTTGGAACCGTATAGGAGACTTTTACGGTACAAGTAGTCATGTACGTGGTGGTGCTGAGCCTAGGCTCCCTGAACATTGTAgacaaagatggcaaaaaaTCAGTAAGGAGGTGAGCCAATTCTGTGGAGCTTTTGCGGAGGCAGAGGGTGAGAAAGCTATTGGGATGAACGATGTAGACGTTTTACAAAATGCTCACCAAATCTACACGAAGCTGTACAAGAAAAAGTTTGCTATGGAGTATGCGTGGACTGTGCTACGATTTGAACAGAAATGGGGAAACCTGGAGACTATGAACCCCACCCCAAAGACAACCAGTTCGAATAAAAGGAAAGCTGATGACACAGCTGGATCGACAGGTTCTGTCGTTGGTGAGCACGAGAGCAGACCTCCGGGCATAAAGGCAACAAAAAAACTAAGGAACAAAGGCAAAGCTAAGGCTACACCATCTGCGGAGTTTAGTCAGATGTTTGAGTTAAAACAGAAGGACTTGGAGGGCAtgaaacaactccaaaagaTGTCTATTCTTGACACTCTCATTGCCAAGAATGAAACCCTAGACGAAGATGAAAAAGCGCttaagaagaagctaatggcgGAATTGTTTTAA
- the LOC109125181 gene encoding lysine histidine transporter 1-like, with protein sequence MVEMQRFDCYHELGQHAFGEKLGLYIVVPQQLIVEVGVCIVYMVTGGKSLKKFHELVCEDCKPIKLTYFIMIFASVHFVLSHLPNFNSISGVSLAAAVMSLSYSTIAWSASAAKGVQENVEYGYKAKSAAGTVFNFFSGLGEVAFAYAGHNVVLEIQATIPSTPDKPSKGPMWKGVVVAYIVVALCYFPVALIGYWMFGNDVDDNILGTLKKPVWLIATANMFVVIHVIGSYQTELVPSIRCPQFLRW encoded by the exons ATGGTGGAGATGCAGCGTTTTGACTGCTACCACGAACTTGGACAACATGCGTTTGGCGAAAAGCTTGGACTCTACATAGTCGTGCCGCAACAGCTGATCGTGGAAGTTGGCGTTTGCATCGTTTATATGGTCACAGGAGGCAAATCTCTAAAGAAATTTCATGAACTCGTATGCGAGGACTGTAAACCAATCAAACTCACTTACTTCATTATGATTTTTGCATCCGTACATTTCGTCCTTTCTCATCTCCCTAACTTCAACTCCATATCCGGCGTTTCTCTCGCTGCCGCGGTTATGTCCCTCAG CTACTCCACAATTGCATGGTCAGCCTCTGCTGCTAAAGGTGTTCAAGAAAATGTTGAATACGGTTACAAAGCGAAATCCGCAGCAGGAACTGTATTCAACTTCTTCAGCGGGTTAGGCGAAGTAGCGTTTGCATATGCAGGCCATAATGTTGTCTTAGAAATCCAAGCCACGATCCCATCGACGCCTGATAAGCCTTCGAAAGGACCAATGTGGAAAGGAGTCGTCGTTGCTTATATTGTCGTCGCACTCTGTTATTTTCCGGTCGCACTTATCGGTTATTGGATGTTCGGAAATGATGTTGACGACAACATTCTTGGAACACTCAAGAAACCGGTTTGGTTAATCGCAACCGCAAACATGTTTGTTGTGATCCATGTCATTGGTAGCTACCAG ACCGAATTGGTTCCTTCGATTCGTTGTCCGCAATTTCTACGTTGGTAA
- the LOC104710550 gene encoding prohibitin-4, mitochondrial-like has translation MANQQAAISLLTKLGKAAFGIGVAATALNNSLYTVDGGERAVLFDRFRGVMDETVGEGTHFLIPWLQKPHIYDIRTKPHTFSSKSGTKDLQMVNLTLRVLFRPEVSGLPKIFQTLGLEYEEKVLPSIGNEVLKAVVATFNADQLLTERPQVSALVRDALVKRAREFNIELDDIAITHLSYGAEFSRAVEAKQVAQQEAERSKFVVMKADQERRAAVIRAEGESEAAQLISDATAKAGMGLIELRRIEASREVAATLARSPNVAYLPGGQSMLFSLNAGR, from the exons ATGGCAAATCAACAAGCAGCGATATCGTTACTGACGAAGTTGGGGAAGGCGGCGTTCGGGATAGGTGTGGCGGCGACGGCACTGAACAATTCGCTGTACACGGTTGATGGTGGCGAGAGAGCTGTGTTGTTCGATAGGTTCAGGGGAGTGATGGATGAGACTGTCGGTGAAGGGACTCATTTCTTGATCCCTTGGCTTCAGAAGCCTCACATCTACGATATCCGTACGAAACCTCACACTTTCTCCTCCAAATCTGGTACCAAGGATCTTCAGATGGTCAATCTCACCCTTCGTGTTCTCTTTCGCCCTGAG GTTTCAGGTCTGCCGAAAATTTTCCAAACATTGGGTCTAGAATATGAGGAGAAGGTACTTCCATCAATTGGAAATGAGGTCTTGAAAGCTGTGGTGGCTACGTTCAATGCTGATCAGCTTCTCACTGAGCGTCCTCAAGTATCAGCACTAGTTCGTGATGCTCTTGTCAAGCGTGCCAGGGAATTCAACATTGAGCTCGACGACATAGCTATCACGCACTTATCGTACGGTGCAGAGTTCTCGAGGGCTGTTGAGGCGAAGCAAGTGGCTCAACAGGAGGCGGAAAGGTCAAAGTTTGTGGTGATGAAGGCTGATCAAGAAAGGAGAGCTGCGGTTATAAGAGCTGAAGGTGAGAGTGAAGCTGCTCAGTTGATTTCAGATGCAACAGCTAAAGCAGGAATGGGACTAATCGAGCTTCGGAGGATTGAGGCTTCAAGGGAGGTTGCAGCTACACTGGCTAGGTCTCCGAACGTGGCTTACTTACCTGGTGGACAAAGCATGCTCTTTTCCCTTAATGCTGGTCGTTGA